TTTTTTAATCAAACACATGAGAGCCTGATAATCCGTGGCCTACAGCTGATCACGAACAACTTATCCACATAAGCGCTAACAGAGATTGTGGGCAATTACCGTACGCCTGAACGCACAGCTGTGGAGAAAAAGCCTTTAAAAACCGCTAGATAGCTTGGTTAAAAAACATACAGCCGGCTACAAGCCCCATAACCCGGGCCCTCAAGCGATCACCGAACAGGTTATCCACAGGTGGGTCAACAGCGATTGTGGGTAATCCCGATTCGAGGAGAACATCGCGGCCCTGTAGGCGCTGCTGAAGGCTGCGATACAACTTGCCTGGCACACCGCATCGCAGCCTCGCGTTGCTCGTCAGCTCCTACAGAATTGGTGCTCAATGCAAGATGATAAAAAAGGCGCCGTTTAGGCGCCCTTGCTTTGAAGAGTCAGATCTACCGAACCACTCCCTCCTCAACCAACAGTTTGAGAATCGCGGCCGCCCCTTCCTGAGCGCTCACACCCTTCAACAGCTGCCCGCCTCCCCCGCTGGCTCTCGCCGTAGCGGCCTTCATCCGATCAGCGCCGCTTTTGGCTTTGATCACTTTAAGGCGTTTAGGGCGGGGCTTTGCCGGTTGCAGCGGGTTATCTGTGAATAACTCGTCAGTGACAACCTCTACGTCTTCAACATTCAGTGTGCCGCGTTGCGCGGGGCCGTAGGCGCTTTGACGGGGTGTGGGGGCTGCGTTATCCACAGTCGCCAGGAACGGCAGACGAACTTTCAACCGGCGACATTGGTAGGGAAGACAGGGGAGGCAGTGCTCGTAGTACCGGTGCCGCGGCGCTGTGAATGGATTCGACGGCGGTTGTTTGGAGTATCAATAGAACGTCGTAGTTAGGCCACCCCGTCGCTACACCTGCATTAACAAACAAAAAAACAAACGTCAAACTATGTATCCAATTATTGCCACTTCTTCTGAGTTAGTCAGAGATCGCTCTAGTATGCGGCTTACGCGCGACATCTATTCTTTTGAATGCCCTACATATGCCGGATTGTGCACAGCGTGAGGAGTAATCATTATTCGCTTTCGGAACGGCGTTTACGCCAAATGTAATATCCATAGCAGAGGGTTAAAAATGAACGTAGCCCACCGGGTAGTTTTTCATGCAATCTACATAGCAGCTGTAACTTCAAATTTCATGAGGACAGAAAATCATAGCTGGGAAAGTTGGGTAATTGGACTGATTGCATGCATGTTGGGAATATTGGCAATCGAATATTTTTTTATACAAATCAAAAAACCCTATCAGAATTTTTAGAAAATCCAGATATGAGACTAATAAAAAGAATCTTACTAACCAAAGAGTCAAAATAATCGGAGAACATTAACACGCGAGAAATTACAGTTTGCGAACTTAAGATAATCTCTGGTGGATCTGTAGCCGCAGTGGGCTACTCAGAATATGCAATAAGTTCCGGCCAGGGAAGTGACGCAGGTCTTGCTGGAGCTACAGCCGCTGGCGGTGCAGCTGTTTTCTTCGGAGGCCCTGCTACCTTCCCTGCGATTGCAGCCGGGGCTGAGATTGGCTTTCATGCCGGATTAATTGGCGGGGGAATCGAGAGGATATTTAATAGCCAAAATAGTCCCTCGGATCCTGCGGGTTTGAATTACTGCGGTAAAGGGTACTAACTTAACTCAGCCACCATGAGTACCGGGCAGCCTTCATATATACGGAGGCTGTCTGTCAAAAATAGGTAAGCGGTAAGACATGAAGCTATTATGTAATGATGGAATTCTATTTGTAGTCATCGCTGTCATGGGCCTACTTCTCACATCACCCATAATTTTAAAACTGAGAAGAAATAAATCTATGAACACTGAGAACCAGAGACTATTTTTTTTATTGCTGTTTATATTTTCCATAATTACAGCGAACAGTGTGATCAGACATAACCTTCCTCTCTGTCGGTGAGGGCTTCTGATGTTGTCGTAACTGCAAACGGCGCGGGGTGATCACCGCGCTTCTTAAAATTTTCGACATTTTAAAACAAGCTACTTAACAACCCCTTCTTCAACTAGCAACTTAAGAATCGCCGCTGCCCCTTCCTGAGCACTCACACCCTTCAGCACCTGCCCGCCTCCCCCGCTGGCTTTCGCCGTAGCGGCCTTCATTCGATCAGCGCCGCTTTTGGCTTTAATCACTTTAAGGCGTTTAGGGCGAGGCTTTGCCGGTTGCAACGGGTTGTCTGTGAATAACTCGTCAGTGACAACCTCCACGTCTTCAACATTCAGTGTGCCGCGTTGCGCGGGGCCGTAGGCGCTTTGACGGGGTGTGGGGGCTGCGTTATCCACAGTCGCCAGGAACGGCAGACGAACTTTGAGGCGACGACGCTGACCACGTGGCAACGCCTGTAGCACTTGCGCACTGCCGTTGCTGACCGATTCGACCTCAGCCAATCCGACCACTAACGGCCAGCCCAGCTTTTCGGCAAGCAGGTACGGCAACATGCCGGACCCTTCACCGGTTTCCGCCTGACTGCCCGCAAGCACCATCTGCACACCGGATTCACGAATGTAGTCGGTCAATCCGGGCAGCGCATCAGCGCCATGTGGTTGCTCCAGCACATGCAACTCGCCCAGGCCCATCCCGAGATAAGCACGCAACGCTGGCTCATTTGCGTCGCCGGCATGCAGCACATGCAAGTTATCCCCAGCCAACTGGAGGCCAAGCTCTACGGCTCTGGCGTCTTGCTCGGCTCGACGTGGCCGACCTGAAGTCGGGTGTGCACCAATGGATACGAGACTGATGACATGCAATGCGCTGTTATCCACAGGTAACTTCTGATCACGCTGCATCACGTTTTGCCCCATTCCGGTATTCCTCTACAGCTTCAATCAGCGCGTCGAGGATGTCGGCGCTTTCGCCAATCACAGAGAGATCTGCCCGTTTGATCATGTCGCAACCAGGATCGAGATTGATCGCCACGACCTTGTCGCACGCGCCAATGCCTTGCAGGTGCTGAATCGCGCCAGAGATCCCCACGGCCACATAAACCCTGGCCGTGACCCACGTTCCGGACGCGCCCACCTGGCGATCCCGTGCCATGAAGCCATCATCGACCGCCACGCGAGACGCGCCTTCAGTGGCGCCCAATGCCTGGGCGGTGCGATGGAACAAATCCCAGTCCTTCACCCCATTGCCGCCGGAAAAGATGAACTCCGCTTCAGCCATGGGGATAAGTGCAGGATCGACCGCAACCGCGCCCAAATCCTCGATACGGGGCAAGCTGCGCGCCACGGTTGTGGATAACTCAACGGCCAGTGCTTCATGACGGGTTTCACTGACGGGCTCCGCGCACTCGGCAGCGGCGAGAATGAGTCGTGAAACCGGCCGGGCCAGGTCTTCGCGACCGGCGCCAGCTCGGCCCGTGGCGATCTCATCCTTGATCTGCCAGACGCGGGTAGCGGGCCGCTCACCGATGCTTGCCGCAAAACGACGACCCAACTCACCACCGCCACTGCGACTGTCCGGCAGCAGCCAGTGACGTGGCACAAGCTGGTTATCCACAGCCCGCAAACCCTGTACGCGCTGTTCAGGCGAATAGCCGTTGAACTCATCACCTTCCAGCACCAACAAGCGATCAACGCCTGCGGTCTCGAAAGCGCTCTCTTTATGCTCGCCAAACACGATGGCCAACACTGCGCCGTCGCGGCCAGCCATGCTGTGGGCGAGGCCCAGTAAATCTCGGTCGTGACTGCTCAAGCGGCCACCGACCATGTCTGGCACCACAGCGATGTAAAACGCTGGTTCGGCAACTTTGTGCAGTGGCAATTGCACTTCGACAGCAGCGGAGCGTTTGACCGCCCCGCCTTGTTGCGCGCCAGTGCGGTCGATCCGCTTGATGCCGTTTGGCCCGATGAAACCTGCGCCGTGAACGTTTTTGCGCATCAGGCCGTTGGGCCCCATCCAGCTGGCTTGCTCGGGCTGCATGGCGGCGTGCAGCGGATGCAGGCGGTTGCGGGCAATCCATTCAGCGCGGGGGTCACGGCGGATAATGTCGCTCATCAGTGGGCCTCCGCTGGTTCACGTTTGATCGGCGCTGGTTTGGCGGGCTGCGCGTCTTCTATCAAGGCATCGGCGACCAGTTCCGCGATGTCCTTGATCAACGGGCGGGGCTCGACTACACCCTCAAGCATTGCCGTGCACTGTGGACAACCCACCGCCACCAGTTCGGCGCCGGTTTCACGGATGTCTTCCATGCGCATGTCAGGAATACGCTGCTTGCCGGGAATGTCGGTAATCGGCGCACCGCCTCCGCCTCCGCAACAGCGAGAGCGGAAACCCGACCGGACCATTTCCTTGACCTCGATACCCAGCGCACGCAGCACTTCACGCGGCGCTTCGTATTCGCCGTTATAACGGCCCAGGTAGCACGGATCGTGGTACGTCACGCGGGTGCCTTTGTGCTGGCCGAGGTTCAGGGCCTTGTCACCAATCAGCTCCGCCATGTACGTGCTGTGATGCTGCACCAGGTAGTTGCCATCGAACGCGCCGTATTCGTTTTTCAGCACATGAAAGCTGTGCGGATCGCAGGTAACGATGCGCTTGAAGCTGTACTTGGCAAGCGTCTGAATGTTGCGTTTGGCAAGCATCTGAAAAGTCGCTTCATCACCCAGACGACGCGCCACATCACCGCTGTCACGCTCTTCCAGGCCGAGTACTGCGAAGTCGACCTTGGCCGCTTTCAGTACTTTGACGAATGCGCGAAGAGTACGTTGGTTGCGCATGTCGAACGCGCCATCACCGACCCAGAACAGCACGTCGACCGCTTTCTTGTCGCTCAGCAGATTGAGGTTCAAATCCGCTGCCCAGTTCATCCGGCCGCCCGGCGCAAAACCGCCCGGGTTGTCGGTGGCGATGAGGTTTTCCAGAACTTCGGCGCCCTTGTTTGGCGTCGCGCCCTTTTCCAGCGTGAGGTGACGGCGCATGTCGACGATGGCGTCCACGTGTTCGATCATCATCGGGCATTCTTCCACGCACGCGCGGCAGGTGGTGCAGGACCATAGCGTTTCGGCATCTACCAGACCGTTGACGATGGGTTGATGGGGATTGCCGCCGTGTTCGCCTATTGCTTTGCCGGGATAAGGGCTACCTGCGAACTTCGCATCGGTGCCACCAGCAAGGCCTACAACCATGTCCTGAATCAGCTTTTTCGGGTTCAGCGGCTGGCCTGCGGCGTAGGCAGGGCAAGCCGCTTCGCACTTGCCGCATTGCACGCAGGCGTCGAAGCCGAGCAGTTGGTTCCAGGTAAAATCCTTGGGTTTTTCCACGCCCAACGGCGCTGTCGGGTCAGACAGGTCCAGCGGTTTCAAACCGGTTGAGCGACCGCCACCAAAGCGTTCGGCGCGGCGGTGCCAGGCCAGGTGTAACGCGCCAGCGAAGGCGTGCTTCATCGGACCGCCCCAGGTCATGCCGAGGAACAATTCCGAAACGCCCCACAACACGCCAATCCCCAGGATGACAGCCAGCACCCAGCCACCGAAGTCAGCCGGGAGAATGCCCGCGACTGGCAACGTCAGCAGAAAGAAGCTCGCAGAAAACGCCAGCAGGCTTTTCGGCAGACGCATCCACGGGCCTTTTGACAGGCGAGCCGGTGGATCAAGACGACGCAAGAACATGAAGATAGCGCCCACGAACATCGCCGCTGACGCAATCAACAGCGCGAAACCGAGGATGCGGCTGTGCAGCCCAAAGCCGTGGACCAGAATCGCCAGTACGATGGACGCCACGGCGCCGCCTGCTGTGGCGACGTGCGTGTTGGCGATGTACTTATCCCGCGCCACG
The DNA window shown above is from Pseudomonas sp. BSw22131 and carries:
- the etfB gene encoding electron transfer flavoprotein subunit beta produces the protein MGQNVMQRDQKLPVDNSALHVISLVSIGAHPTSGRPRRAEQDARAVELGLQLAGDNLHVLHAGDANEPALRAYLGMGLGELHVLEQPHGADALPGLTDYIRESGVQMVLAGSQAETGEGSGMLPYLLAEKLGWPLVVGLAEVESVSNGSAQVLQALPRGQRRRLKVRLPFLATVDNAAPTPRQSAYGPAQRGTLNVEDVEVVTDELFTDNPLQPAKPRPKRLKVIKAKSGADRMKAATAKASGGGGQVLKGVSAQEGAAAILKLLVEEGVVK
- the etfA gene encoding electron transfer flavoprotein subunit alpha, whose amino-acid sequence is MSDIIRRDPRAEWIARNRLHPLHAAMQPEQASWMGPNGLMRKNVHGAGFIGPNGIKRIDRTGAQQGGAVKRSAAVEVQLPLHKVAEPAFYIAVVPDMVGGRLSSHDRDLLGLAHSMAGRDGAVLAIVFGEHKESAFETAGVDRLLVLEGDEFNGYSPEQRVQGLRAVDNQLVPRHWLLPDSRSGGGELGRRFAASIGERPATRVWQIKDEIATGRAGAGREDLARPVSRLILAAAECAEPVSETRHEALAVELSTTVARSLPRIEDLGAVAVDPALIPMAEAEFIFSGGNGVKDWDLFHRTAQALGATEGASRVAVDDGFMARDRQVGASGTWVTARVYVAVGISGAIQHLQGIGACDKVVAINLDPGCDMIKRADLSVIGESADILDALIEAVEEYRNGAKRDAA
- the dgcB gene encoding dimethylglycine demethylation protein DgcB; the encoded protein is MLNTLLPILLFAALALAVLGAARRVMLWRNGRASKVDLLGGLLAMPKRYMVDLHHVVARDKYIANTHVATAGGAVASIVLAILVHGFGLHSRILGFALLIASAAMFVGAIFMFLRRLDPPARLSKGPWMRLPKSLLAFSASFFLLTLPVAGILPADFGGWVLAVILGIGVLWGVSELFLGMTWGGPMKHAFAGALHLAWHRRAERFGGGRSTGLKPLDLSDPTAPLGVEKPKDFTWNQLLGFDACVQCGKCEAACPAYAAGQPLNPKKLIQDMVVGLAGGTDAKFAGSPYPGKAIGEHGGNPHQPIVNGLVDAETLWSCTTCRACVEECPMMIEHVDAIVDMRRHLTLEKGATPNKGAEVLENLIATDNPGGFAPGGRMNWAADLNLNLLSDKKAVDVLFWVGDGAFDMRNQRTLRAFVKVLKAAKVDFAVLGLEERDSGDVARRLGDEATFQMLAKRNIQTLAKYSFKRIVTCDPHSFHVLKNEYGAFDGNYLVQHHSTYMAELIGDKALNLGQHKGTRVTYHDPCYLGRYNGEYEAPREVLRALGIEVKEMVRSGFRSRCCGGGGGAPITDIPGKQRIPDMRMEDIRETGAELVAVGCPQCTAMLEGVVEPRPLIKDIAELVADALIEDAQPAKPAPIKREPAEAH